One genomic window of Polyangium aurulentum includes the following:
- a CDS encoding S53 family peptidase, producing the protein MTSPYPDDELTLVLILHEHDREAVRRAAEAASVPDESRRAPHLDREELRKHVVLPEDERHAVLEWLREHDMRHLQVRSVSGQTVFVFTTKEAIGRTFGAECQRWLEEGEDSVVYPSEWPIPRQIARYVQAVKVRHRGNRARSTMVADAGSDHPMAQPTLEPASEASPGSIAGLTPADVRRIYDFPDAWDGSGETIALLMLGGGIDEADLHTFWRAHGITPPEVRTMHVGSKGPRASGAVNHLYMLEVAMCVEWAGALAPGAKILVYFVDPRVIADPWSTFLLKVIGDRENAPTIASTSWITPERSYYRCHGRRVVSGLLDQAAAIGVTVISAAGDWGAFDGVPRIVKDGRFVGDAPWPHGVFPAVEERVLSVGGTMITSHGPLTEIAWSGPPPPGLGKMLHFVRLASSGGFSREVPIPKWQASALKGWYARGESEPAVVPYGRGFPDVALMASGPAVQRRAGEPLTMQGYQAFVCGQWVDYAGGTSVAAPIWAAIVARMNQARRAAGLGRVGFVNPMLYAMRKENPSPFREISEGSTDVAMNVLNPHGKAVIHRLSGYSAAPGWDPTTGLGVPSVARLIELASRPKRSPR; encoded by the coding sequence GTGACGAGCCCGTATCCCGACGACGAGCTGACCCTCGTGCTCATCCTCCACGAGCACGATCGCGAGGCCGTTCGTCGCGCCGCCGAGGCCGCGAGCGTGCCGGACGAGAGCCGGCGCGCGCCGCACCTCGATCGCGAGGAGCTGCGCAAGCACGTGGTCCTGCCCGAGGACGAGCGGCACGCGGTGCTCGAGTGGCTGCGCGAGCACGACATGCGCCACCTGCAGGTGCGCAGCGTCTCGGGGCAGACGGTCTTCGTCTTCACCACGAAAGAGGCCATCGGACGCACGTTCGGGGCCGAGTGCCAGCGGTGGCTCGAGGAGGGCGAGGACTCGGTCGTGTATCCGTCGGAGTGGCCGATCCCGCGGCAGATCGCGCGGTACGTGCAAGCGGTGAAGGTTCGCCACCGCGGCAATCGCGCGCGCAGCACCATGGTCGCCGACGCGGGCTCCGATCACCCGATGGCGCAGCCCACGCTCGAGCCGGCTAGCGAGGCGAGCCCCGGGAGCATCGCGGGCCTCACGCCGGCCGACGTGCGGCGTATCTACGATTTTCCGGACGCGTGGGACGGGTCTGGCGAGACGATCGCGCTGCTCATGCTCGGCGGCGGCATCGACGAGGCCGATCTGCACACGTTCTGGCGCGCCCACGGCATCACCCCGCCCGAGGTGCGCACGATGCACGTGGGCTCGAAGGGGCCGCGCGCGAGCGGCGCGGTCAATCACCTCTACATGCTCGAGGTCGCGATGTGCGTCGAGTGGGCGGGCGCGCTCGCTCCTGGCGCGAAGATCCTCGTGTACTTCGTCGATCCGCGCGTCATCGCCGACCCCTGGTCGACGTTCCTGCTCAAGGTGATCGGCGATCGCGAGAACGCGCCGACGATCGCCTCGACGAGCTGGATCACGCCCGAGCGCAGCTACTACCGCTGCCACGGCAGGCGCGTGGTGAGCGGGCTGCTCGATCAGGCGGCGGCGATCGGCGTCACGGTGATCTCGGCGGCGGGCGATTGGGGGGCGTTCGACGGCGTGCCGCGCATCGTCAAGGATGGGCGCTTCGTGGGCGACGCGCCTTGGCCGCACGGGGTTTTTCCCGCGGTGGAGGAGCGCGTCCTGTCGGTCGGCGGGACGATGATCACGAGCCACGGCCCGCTCACCGAGATCGCCTGGAGCGGGCCGCCGCCGCCGGGGCTCGGCAAGATGCTGCATTTCGTGCGCCTCGCCTCGAGCGGCGGCTTCAGCCGCGAGGTGCCCATTCCGAAGTGGCAGGCGAGCGCGCTCAAAGGCTGGTATGCGCGCGGCGAGAGCGAGCCGGCGGTCGTCCCGTACGGGCGGGGTTTTCCCGATGTCGCGCTGATGGCCTCGGGGCCCGCGGTGCAGCGCCGCGCGGGCGAGCCGCTCACCATGCAGGGCTATCAGGCGTTCGTCTGCGGGCAATGGGTCGACTATGCGGGCGGCACGAGCGTGGCGGCGCCCATCTGGGCGGCGATCGTGGCGCGCATGAACCAGGCGCGGCGCGCCGCGGGGCTCGGGCGCGTGGGGTTCGTCAATCCGATGCTCTACGCGATGCGCAAGGAGAACCCCTCACCGTTCCGGGAGATCTCCGAAGGCAGCACCGACGTGGCGATGAACGTGCTGAATCCTCACGGCAAGGCCGTGATTCACAGGCTGTCTGGCTATTCGGCGGCGCCCGGGTGGGATCCGACGACGGGGCTCGGCGTGCCGAGCGTGGCGCGGCTCATCGAGCTCGCGTCACGCCCGAAGCGCTCTCCTCGCTAG
- a CDS encoding NHLP leader peptide family RiPP precursor, with amino-acid sequence MTTKKISYTRHVEMSAEEMANLAAWDRAVVRSWHDSEFRQRLVDDPNKTLSEMGFKVPSGVQLVVVENAPERRHLVLPAAPSGDVSVQSLDQSPLHDYDPGF; translated from the coding sequence ATGACCACGAAGAAGATCAGCTACACGAGGCACGTCGAGATGAGCGCCGAGGAGATGGCCAATCTCGCGGCGTGGGACCGGGCCGTCGTCCGGTCCTGGCACGACTCGGAGTTCCGCCAGCGGCTCGTCGACGATCCGAACAAGACGCTCTCCGAGATGGGCTTCAAGGTCCCGTCGGGCGTGCAGCTCGTGGTCGTGGAGAACGCCCCCGAGCGCCGCCACCTCGTCCTCCCCGCCGCCCCCTCCGGCGACGTCTCGGTCCAGTCGCTCGATCAATCCCCCCTGCACGATTACGATCCTGGCTTCTAG